In Sphingobacterium sp. PCS056, the following proteins share a genomic window:
- a CDS encoding GLPGLI family protein, giving the protein MKKILLTVLISVSFMAVKAQEKAIAKVHYIFKHVNDTTKRDKHTRDEVVTYLGQQTSYYTSYSTTRMQEQTTKMLSAPDFDGNLVISRSTSGIKESYLLEPAKSQMVEVKRVASDEFLLETTYPKQDWNIADETKVIGGYTCQKATTTFAGRHYTAWFTTDIPFSFGPWKLHGLPGLILAAKDDQNEVEFEYSGFDKLAADVQVTIGTPAKAILSTKDEVEKLEKAFKANPSAYMQSKSNVRIAGPGVFVSSGGSGTSSSSAIDASKIKSMSIKNDNNYKPSSVTNNPLELKP; this is encoded by the coding sequence ATGAAAAAGATCTTACTAACCGTATTGATTTCAGTCAGTTTTATGGCTGTTAAAGCGCAAGAAAAGGCAATCGCCAAAGTGCATTACATATTCAAGCATGTCAATGACACGACAAAAAGAGATAAGCATACCCGTGATGAAGTCGTTACTTATTTAGGTCAGCAAACAAGTTATTATACCAGTTATTCAACGACCAGAATGCAGGAGCAAACCACAAAAATGCTTTCAGCTCCAGATTTTGACGGTAATTTAGTGATCTCCAGATCCACCAGTGGCATCAAAGAATCTTATCTGCTCGAACCTGCCAAATCCCAGATGGTAGAAGTGAAGCGTGTTGCTTCAGATGAGTTTTTATTAGAGACTACCTATCCTAAACAAGATTGGAATATAGCCGATGAAACAAAAGTAATAGGTGGATATACCTGTCAAAAAGCCACCACCACTTTTGCAGGTCGACATTATACCGCATGGTTTACAACCGATATTCCGTTTTCTTTTGGACCGTGGAAATTACACGGTTTGCCAGGACTTATTCTAGCCGCAAAGGATGATCAGAATGAGGTGGAGTTTGAATATTCAGGTTTTGATAAATTGGCGGCTGATGTCCAAGTGACCATTGGAACTCCCGCAAAGGCTATTTTGTCGACAAAAGATGAAGTCGAAAAATTAGAAAAGGCATTTAAGGCAAATCCCAGTGCCTATATGCAATCGAAGTCCAACGTGAGAATTGCAGGTCCAGGTGTTTTTGTGAGCAGCGGAGGTAGCGGCACTTCATCTTCCTCAGCTATCGACGCATCAAAAATTAAATCCATGTCCATTAAAAATGACAATAATTATAAACCTTCTTCGGTCACGAATAATCCTTTAGAATTAAAACCGTAG